In Macadamia integrifolia cultivar HAES 741 chromosome 13, SCU_Mint_v3, whole genome shotgun sequence, one DNA window encodes the following:
- the LOC122058958 gene encoding C-factor-like isoform X1, with translation MKLLMQRNFMATPPRSFRRSSFCNSALKWEGGVSMVQGASRGIGLEFVTQLLEKKDKGHVIATCRNPNGATALLDLKRKFDERLSILQLDLTNENTIEASANSIRERYGSLNLLINASGILSVPDVLQPETTLSKVQKSSLLFAYEVNAVGPILVIKHMWPLLKVGGVSGAEKDIAVVANVSARVGSIGDNRLGGWHSYRSSKAALNQLTKTVSMEFAQKKNPVICILLHPGTVDTDLSRTFQRNVPEGKLLTKEFSVQKLLGIIDNVKRNDNGKFFAWDGQEIPW, from the exons ATGAAGCTCCTTATGCAGCGAAATTTCATGGCCACACCTCCGAGATCATTCCGCAGGTCTTCTTTCTGCAACTCTGCTTTGAAATGGGAAGGTGGTGTTTCTATGGTGCAGGGAGCTTCAAGAGGAATTGGGCTTGAATTT GTCACACAACTGTTGGAGAAAAAAGACAAGGGGCACGTCATAGCCACATGTCGCAATCCCAATGGAGCAACAGCCCTTCTTGATTTGAAAAGGAAGTTTGATGAACGCCTTAGCATACTACAGTTGGATTTGACAAATGAAAATACCATAGAG GCATCTGCGAACTCCATAAGAGAAAGATATGGATCATTGAACCTTCTAATTAATGCTTCTGGTATTCTTTCGGTACCTGATGTGTTGCAGCCAG AAACAACATTGAGTAAAGTACAAAAGTCATCTCTGCTGTTCGCTTATGAGGTTAATGCAGTGGGGCCCATTTTAGTGATCAAG CATATGTGGCCTCTTCTAAAAGTTGGAGGAGTCTCCGGAGCTGAAAAGGATATTGCAGTTGTGGCAAACGTAAGTGCAAGAGTAGGGTCCATCGGAGACAATCGGTTAGGGGGTTGGCATTCATATCGGTCGTCAAAGGCAGCACTTAACCAGT TGACAAAAACTGTGTCAATGGAGTTTGCACAGAAGAAAAATCCAGTCATTTGTATTTTATTGCACCCAGGAACAGTGGATACAGATCTCTCAAGGACATTCCAGAGAAACGTTCCTGAAGGCAAACTCCTCACCAAGGAATTCTCAGTGCAGAAGCTCTTAGGCATCATTGACAATGTGAAGAGGAATGACAATGGAAAGTTCTTTGCTTGGGATGGTCAGGAGATTCCTTGGtaa
- the LOC122060062 gene encoding ribosome-binding ATPase YchF isoform X2, with the protein MAKLVCHHFIPLLRSSIYRSQSLMGTIHFINGPVYRRRFSSSSKISMSLKAGIVGLPNVGKSTLFNAVVENGKAQAANFPFCTIEPNVGIVSVPDPRLSVLSDLSKSQRAVPASIEFVDIAGLVKGASQGEGLGNKFLSHIREVDSILQIEKRLDKLKKGKGNNPQSKLKEEAEKSALERIQQALMDGKPARSVALTDFEKESIKHLCLLTMKPVIYVANVAESEVAEPDNNPHVKEVMNLASELQSGLVTISAQVESELTELPSEERTEYLNSLGVSESGLGNLIRATYSLLGLHTYFTSGEKETKAWTILAGMTAPQAAGVIHSDFEKGFIRAETVAYDDFVAAGSFAAAREKGLLRSEGKDYIVKEGDVMLFRFNV; encoded by the exons aTGGCGAAACTCGTCTGCCACCATTTTATTCCTCTTCTTAGGTCTTCTATCTACAGAAGCCAATCCCTTATGGGAACTATTCATTTCATCAACGGTCCTGTTTATCGGAGGcgattctcttcttcatcaaagATTAGCATGAGCTTGAAAGCCGGCATCGTTGGACTCCCTAACGTCGGAAAATCTACTCTTTTTAATGCTGTA GTTGAGAACGGAAAAGCTCAAGCTGccaattttcctttctgtacaaTAGAGCCCAATGTTGGAATTGTTTCGGTTCCAGATCCTCGGTTGAGTGTGCTTTCTGATCTCAGCAAGTCTCAACGTGCAGTCCCAGCATCTATTGAATTTGTGGATATTGCTGGGCTTGTAAAAGGGGCCAGCCAAGGGGAG GGTTTAGGAAACAAGTTCCTCTCACATATCCGTGAAGTGGATTCCATACTTCAG ATTGAGAAAAGATTGGACAaactaaagaaaggaaaagggaatAATCCACAATCGAAACTgaag GAAGAAGCAGAGAAATCTGCCTTGGAAAGAATTCAGCAGGCACTTATGGATGGAAAACCAGCACGATCTGTGGCTTTAACTGATTTTGAAAAGGAATCCATAAAACATCTTTGTTTGCTCACAATGAAACCAGTCATATATGTTGCTAATGTGGCAGAATCTGAAGTTGCTGAACCTGATAATAATCCTCATGTTAAGGAAGTGATGAACCTTGCCTCGGAGCTGCAATCTGGACTAGTGACAATATCAGCACAG GTTGAGTCTGAGCTTACTGAGCTTCCTTCTGAAGAAAGAACGGAGTACTTAAATTCTCTTGGTGTGAGTGAAAGTGGTCTTGGAAATCTTATTAGAGCGACATACAGCCTTCTTGGTTTGCATACTTACTTTACATCTGGAGAGAAG GAAACAAAAGCTTGGACTATACTTGCAG GAATGACGGCACCACAAGCTGCTGGAGTTATACATTCCGACTTTGAGAAAGGTTTCATTAGGGCTGAGACA GTTGCTTATGATGACTTTGTTGCTGCTGGTTCGTTTGCAGCTGCAAGGGAGAAAGGACTT TTGAGATCTGAGGGGAAAGATTACATAGTAAAGGAAGGAGATGTCATGCTTTTTCGATTCAATGTCTGA
- the LOC122058958 gene encoding C-factor-like isoform X2, with protein sequence MKLLMQRNFMATPPRSFRRSSFCNSALKWEGGVSMVQGASRGIGLEFVTQLLEKKDKGHVIATCRNPNGATALLDLKRKFDERLSILQLDLTNENTIEASANSIRERYGSLNLLINASGILSVPDVLQPETTLSKVQKSSLLFAYEVNAVGPILVIKHMWPLLKVGGVSGAEKDIAVVANVSARVGSIGDNRLGGWHSYRSSKAALNQLDTDLSRTFQRNVPEGKLLTKEFSVQKLLGIIDNVKRNDNGKFFAWDGQEIPW encoded by the exons ATGAAGCTCCTTATGCAGCGAAATTTCATGGCCACACCTCCGAGATCATTCCGCAGGTCTTCTTTCTGCAACTCTGCTTTGAAATGGGAAGGTGGTGTTTCTATGGTGCAGGGAGCTTCAAGAGGAATTGGGCTTGAATTT GTCACACAACTGTTGGAGAAAAAAGACAAGGGGCACGTCATAGCCACATGTCGCAATCCCAATGGAGCAACAGCCCTTCTTGATTTGAAAAGGAAGTTTGATGAACGCCTTAGCATACTACAGTTGGATTTGACAAATGAAAATACCATAGAG GCATCTGCGAACTCCATAAGAGAAAGATATGGATCATTGAACCTTCTAATTAATGCTTCTGGTATTCTTTCGGTACCTGATGTGTTGCAGCCAG AAACAACATTGAGTAAAGTACAAAAGTCATCTCTGCTGTTCGCTTATGAGGTTAATGCAGTGGGGCCCATTTTAGTGATCAAG CATATGTGGCCTCTTCTAAAAGTTGGAGGAGTCTCCGGAGCTGAAAAGGATATTGCAGTTGTGGCAAACGTAAGTGCAAGAGTAGGGTCCATCGGAGACAATCGGTTAGGGGGTTGGCATTCATATCGGTCGTCAAAGGCAGCACTTAACCAGT TGGATACAGATCTCTCAAGGACATTCCAGAGAAACGTTCCTGAAGGCAAACTCCTCACCAAGGAATTCTCAGTGCAGAAGCTCTTAGGCATCATTGACAATGTGAAGAGGAATGACAATGGAAAGTTCTTTGCTTGGGATGGTCAGGAGATTCCTTGGtaa
- the LOC122060062 gene encoding ribosome-binding ATPase YchF isoform X1, which translates to MAKLVCHHFIPLLRSSIYRSQSLMGTIHFINGPVYRRRFSSSSKISMSLKAGIVGLPNVGKSTLFNAVVENGKAQAANFPFCTIEPNVGIVSVPDPRLSVLSDLSKSQRAVPASIEFVDIAGLVKGASQGEGLGNKFLSHIREVDSILQVVRCFEDNDIVHVNGKIDPKSDIDIINLELVFSDLDQIEKRLDKLKKGKGNNPQSKLKEEAEKSALERIQQALMDGKPARSVALTDFEKESIKHLCLLTMKPVIYVANVAESEVAEPDNNPHVKEVMNLASELQSGLVTISAQVESELTELPSEERTEYLNSLGVSESGLGNLIRATYSLLGLHTYFTSGEKETKAWTILAGMTAPQAAGVIHSDFEKGFIRAETVAYDDFVAAGSFAAAREKGLLRSEGKDYIVKEGDVMLFRFNV; encoded by the exons aTGGCGAAACTCGTCTGCCACCATTTTATTCCTCTTCTTAGGTCTTCTATCTACAGAAGCCAATCCCTTATGGGAACTATTCATTTCATCAACGGTCCTGTTTATCGGAGGcgattctcttcttcatcaaagATTAGCATGAGCTTGAAAGCCGGCATCGTTGGACTCCCTAACGTCGGAAAATCTACTCTTTTTAATGCTGTA GTTGAGAACGGAAAAGCTCAAGCTGccaattttcctttctgtacaaTAGAGCCCAATGTTGGAATTGTTTCGGTTCCAGATCCTCGGTTGAGTGTGCTTTCTGATCTCAGCAAGTCTCAACGTGCAGTCCCAGCATCTATTGAATTTGTGGATATTGCTGGGCTTGTAAAAGGGGCCAGCCAAGGGGAG GGTTTAGGAAACAAGTTCCTCTCACATATCCGTGAAGTGGATTCCATACTTCAG GTTGTACGCTGCTTTGAGGATAATGATATTGTTCATGTGAACGGGAAAATTGATCCAAAGTCAGACATTGATATTATAAACTTAGAGCTAGTTTTTTCAGATTTAGACCAG ATTGAGAAAAGATTGGACAaactaaagaaaggaaaagggaatAATCCACAATCGAAACTgaag GAAGAAGCAGAGAAATCTGCCTTGGAAAGAATTCAGCAGGCACTTATGGATGGAAAACCAGCACGATCTGTGGCTTTAACTGATTTTGAAAAGGAATCCATAAAACATCTTTGTTTGCTCACAATGAAACCAGTCATATATGTTGCTAATGTGGCAGAATCTGAAGTTGCTGAACCTGATAATAATCCTCATGTTAAGGAAGTGATGAACCTTGCCTCGGAGCTGCAATCTGGACTAGTGACAATATCAGCACAG GTTGAGTCTGAGCTTACTGAGCTTCCTTCTGAAGAAAGAACGGAGTACTTAAATTCTCTTGGTGTGAGTGAAAGTGGTCTTGGAAATCTTATTAGAGCGACATACAGCCTTCTTGGTTTGCATACTTACTTTACATCTGGAGAGAAG GAAACAAAAGCTTGGACTATACTTGCAG GAATGACGGCACCACAAGCTGCTGGAGTTATACATTCCGACTTTGAGAAAGGTTTCATTAGGGCTGAGACA GTTGCTTATGATGACTTTGTTGCTGCTGGTTCGTTTGCAGCTGCAAGGGAGAAAGGACTT TTGAGATCTGAGGGGAAAGATTACATAGTAAAGGAAGGAGATGTCATGCTTTTTCGATTCAATGTCTGA
- the LOC122058959 gene encoding auxin-responsive protein SAUR78 — MVKGMKKINLIIKKCKSLSRQLGRSSSYSSLRSKSTREEIHGEDTTEEEQCETVFVGSSRKRYMISSKHLNHPLINALIEKSKQKPGGGISVKCEVVLFDHLLWMLENADPNITSDSLEELADLYTY; from the coding sequence ATGGTTAAAGGGATGAAGAAGATCAATTTGATAATAAAGAAGTGCAAGAGTTTATCTAGGCAATTGGGGAGGTCTTCATCTTACAGTAGCTTGAGGTCCAaatcaacaagagaagaaatTCATGGGGAAGACACAACAGAAGAGGAGCAATGTGAGACTGTGTTTGTTGGAAGCTCAAGGAAGCGTTACATGATCAGTTCAAAACATTTGAATCATCCACTAATAAATGCACTCATTGAGAAATCAAAGCAAAAGCCTGGTGGAGGTATCTCTGTGAAGTGTGAAGTGGTCCTGTTTGATCATCTCTTATGGATGCTTGAGAATGCAGATCCAAACATTACTTCTGATTCACTAGAGGAGTTGGCTGATCTCTATACTTACTGA